Sequence from the Notamacropus eugenii isolate mMacEug1 chromosome 6, mMacEug1.pri_v2, whole genome shotgun sequence genome:
ggttaattctgcttttgaaagcattcttctcctcattggctttttgaacctcttttgctaattgagttaggctagttttcaaggtgttaatttcttcgacatttttttggttctcctttagcagggagctgatctgcttttcatgcttttcttttatctctctcatttctcttcccagtttttcctccacctctctaacttgattttcaaaattctttttgagctcttccatggcctgagcccattgggtgggctgggacacagaagccttgatttctgtgtctttgcctgatggtaagcattgttcttcctcatcagaaaggaagggagaaaatgtctgttctccaagaaagtagcctgcaatagtcttatttcttttcccttttctgggcattttccccagccagtgacttgacctctgaatattctcctcacacccacctcgcctcctggttctcccagccagcgtttgagGACTGAGATTCGAATgttgcttcccaccttagggcttttggcgggggcagggctgctattcagtgtgagaattaagtccaggtggtcaggtctgggcagggccgcctctcaggctcagttccctcagggggtttatgcacagaccttccacaatggatccaggctcccgcccacttggggagcccctgtctgcaaccgcctctcagcttctacctcccggaggggcccgaatcatgggggcaccccgctcccctctcgacccaccaaagagactctctcaccgacccctgtcacctgtgggtggagggacttgtgctgccgctggagatcccgtccccgaagcccgctcggatcttttcctctcagtgctgcggctgctgcagggctgccttctgctcccagtcctggcacccagtctgcagcacgaaggaccccccacgagaggtttgcaggtctctccggaacagaaatctccctcactccaatattccgtggcctctgggtgcagaattcaccatgagttgctcccctgtagccaatctatgggttgtgggttcggagctatgtgtatgtgcgtctttctgctccaccatcttggttcccagaaatGTTTATTCTTTCATATTAAAGAGGACATATGCTTACAAAGCAGATAAAAGTATGATGATATATTTTCTTAATGTTTCATTAAGGTAAACCAAGGAAACataaatacataagaaaaaaagacCCTAATACAAATTTCAaattagttcttttttcttttttaggggggtgggagggtggttATCATTATGTCtagttttcttttaatgcatTAAAAAACACTGGTATAAAAACATTGGTATAAAAAACTTAGCTTATACTTTTCTAGAAGCTTATAAATTTCTAGAAGATCAACAGAATTCTTACCTATTCAAAAGTAGTCAACTAAAATTTGTTACATACCTACCATTTTTGAGGAAGTGTACTCGGGCAtgatatcaaaacaaaaataaaagaatttcttcCTCAAAGGATCTTGTACTGTCTTGGGAAAAAACACAGCATGTAGCATGTCTGCAAGGTAAATGCAATTTGGAATAGCATCAGACGGTAACTAACAATTATGGAGTTCAGGAAAAGTCTTATAAATGAAGCTACCTTTAAGCTCAGTCAAGAAGAAAGCTAAAGACTGTAAGAAACAGGAGAGGAAATGTTTTCTAGGTACTAGATATAGTAtatgcaaagacatggaaataGAAGGTGAAATGTGTATGGGGAATACTATAGTGAATCATAGAAGGAATATTTTTGTAAGAGTAGGAAGAAGAAGTGAGTCATGTGAAATGAATCTAGAAACTTAGAATAGAACAacattgtgaagaactttaaatgccagaaagGAGATTTTGCATTTAAACATGGAACTAATCTGAAACTTCTTAATCAGTTGGTGAAGTGAAGGAAGATGGAAAGCAACATGGTTAGACAAATGTTTCAGGAATATATatttgacagctgtgtgaagAATAGATTGGATAAGTGAGTGATGTGAAGCAGAGAAACGAGGACCTTAGGGGAGAGATATGATGAACTATAGGACGAAAGAATCAGTCTAGAAAAGTTGAGAATTTCTGTCACTAAAACGATTGTGATATCATTGACAAAACTAAGAAAACTAGGGAGATGTGAgagtgggaaaataaaatatcaagttCCCCTTGGAGTATTTTAATTTTGAGATGGCACAGGTTATCTTGTTGGAAATGCTAAACCATTATATTAGACTGTAATTGAAAAGAGACATTCAGATTGACTACATAGACCTGAGAAAGCAAAGAAGATATCTCATGTTAAAGGCTTGCAGGACAATTATAGTTAGGGGATGAAAACATAGATATTAATCCAACACAGTAGGAAATATTCAGACATAGAagaaaagaactaaaaaataacaattatgaAAATCCAGGAAAGACAGAATGTCCAAATACTAACTCATTAATTTTTACAAGAAATACCGTATATCTATGTAACTTAGATTAATAGTcaactttttatattttctctttttttttttgaaaagaggaTGTTATCCTCATACAAGAGTACTTTGAAGAATACATAATATAATCCTAAAACTTGCAACTATGttataaaaaatacaattagCATGGTTTATTGTTTAAAAGAATCTGACAGTATTTCTTGGAACCACATCATTCTTTAAATAGATAAATGGTAATATAATGATACCTAATTTCTTCCAGAgatatactacacacacacacacacacacacacacacacacacacacatacatacatatatacatagatagatagagagagagatagagagagatatatagatatagatatagataaagtcCAAACACAATAAGgttggaacaaaaaaaaagaggaaatgaggcagatatatattttaaataatttggtGTGGTGTAtatatttgaattttcatttgTCATAAGATTctgaatagtaataataactctTTTCAGTATAATTAATTCGATTCAACAAATATCCATTTAGAATTTAGTTGCATCAGTGATGGACACTAAGGGAAAATGAAAGCAAGTAACATATTGTTGatgaagttgtgaattgatccaaccatcctggagagcattttgggaaTATGCTCAAATGGCTATAAAAGCATGTATATTCTTTGATGCAGCGATACCTCTTCTAGGTcagtatctcaaagagatcataataagggaaaagaaatctTGAGtgcaacaatatttatagcaactcttttattGGTGGGAAAGAATTGTACATTGAGGGGTTGCCCATCATTTGAGAGATGACTATATGAGTTGTTGTACATGAATAAAATGTGTAGCACTATTGTGCAATTATTATACAGcactattttgctatgagaaattaGGGTCAGttagctttcagaaaaatctggaaagacttacatgaactgctgATGAAAGAAGTGAGCAAAAAACAGAATAATATgctacacagtaacagtaacattgtgtgatgatcagctatggtAGACTTAACCGTTCTTGGAAGTACAATGAATTGAGACAACTGCAAAAagctcgtgatggaaaatgctatccatatccagagaaaactctatgaagtctgaatatagatcaaagcatgcttctttcctttattttgctgttattttttttctttcttgttatttttccctttggttcttatttttctttcacaacatagtTTATGTggtaatatgtttaatatgattgtacatgtataacctatataaggTTGTTTGCTGTCTTGTGGAGTGAAGAGAGGTAGGAAAAAacattggaactcaaaatcttgcaaaaatgaatgatgaaagcGATTTTTAcaggtaactgaaaaaaaatactacCAGGTGGAAGAAAAGATAGTTAAAGTTTAATAGGAGAAATAATATGAGGACTCAAAGGAATTTAAAACTATAACGCAAACTGGAAGAAGATAAGCATATGAAGAAGTTGAAAATGTTATGAAAGGCTTTCCCGGCGCGCGGGGGCAGTCGTGGTGGTTACCCCACTTTTCCAGCCGTTGCCGGCTGAGGCCCAGGAGCCGAAACTTGAGTCCCGGTTCCCCCAGGCTCCGGCCCCCGACCTGCCGGCAGGATGGTGAAGCCCAAGTACAAAGGACGGAGCTCCATCAACCCGTCCACCGCCAGCACAAACCCGGATCGAGTAAAAGGAGCTGGTGGTCAAAACATGCGGGACCGTGCAACAATTCGGCGCCTTAATATGTATcggcaaaaagaaagaagaaaccgtCGTGGTAAAGTAATTAAACCTCTTCAGTATCAGTCATCAGTGGCTTCTGGCACAGTGGCAAGAGTGGAACCCAATATTAAATGGTTTGGAAATACACGTGTGATTAAGCAGTCATCATTACAGAAATtccaagaagaaatggaaaaagttaTGAAGGATCCATACCAAGTTGTCATGAAGCAAAGCAAATTACCAATGTCTCTCCTCCATGACCGAATCCAGCCTCATCACTCCAAAGTGCATATTCTTGACACAGAAACTTTTGAAACAACATttggcccaaagtcacagaggaagAAACCTACTCTCTTTGTGAGTGACATGCAGTCTCTTCTAGAAAATGCAGAAGCCTCAACCAAGACTTACGACCAAAAGAAAGATCGTGACCTGGTAACAGAAGATACTGGTGAGAGGAATGAAGCGCAAGAGGAGATATTTAAAAAGGGACAGTCCAAACGAATCTGGGGAGAGCTCTATAAGGTGATCGACTCATCAGATGTTGTAGTACAGGTTCTTGATGCCAGAGATCCAATGGGCACGCGCTCTCCTCACATTGAGACTTacctcaaaaaggaaaaaccctggaaacaTCTCATTTTTGTTCTTAACAAATGTGACCTTGTCCCAACTTGGGCAACAAAACGATGGGTTGCAGTCCTCTCCCAAGATTATCCAACACTTGCCTTTCATGCAAGTCTCACTAACCCCTTTGGCAAAGGAGCATTCATACAGCTTTTACGTCAGTTTGGAAAGTTGCATACTGACAAGAAGCAAATTAGTGTGGGATTCATTGGCTATCCAAATGTTGGCAAGAGCTCTGTGATAAATACTCTGCGTTCCAAGAAAGTTTGTAATGTGGCTCCCATTGCAGGAGAAACCAAGGTCTGGCAGTATATCACATTGATGCGTCGGATATTCCTTATTGACTGTCCAGGTGTGGTTTACCCTTCTGGGGACTCTGAAACGGACATTGTGCTGAAAGGAGTGGTTCAAGTTGAAAAAATTAAGAGTCCTGAAGACCATATAAGTGCTGTGCTTGAAAGAGCAAAGCCAGAATATATCAGTAAGACATACAAAATTGATGATTGGGAAAATGCTGAAGACTTCCTGGGAAAGTTAGCCTTCAGAACTGGAAAGCTTTTAAAAGGTGGAGAGCCTGACCTGCAGACTGTGGGCAAGATGGTTCTCAATGACTGGCAAAGGGGCCGAATTCCTTTCTTTGTCAAGCCACCCAATGCGGAGCCTCCGTCAGCGTCCCAGTTCCCAGCATCTTCAGCTGTTTCAGTAACATCACCCCATGAAAccaagaaggaagagggggaaagtgaaggtCAGGAAGCCACGGCTGTGGCTGAAAGGAacgaggaggagaaagaaagcaatGACACAAATGCTGAGATGAGAGAGCTCCTGGCCCGTGTTCGACAGAACTTTGGCAAGATCAATGTCGTGCCTCAGTTTACGGGGGAAGATCTGGTCCCTGTGGAGATCTCAGACAGTGATGGAGAATTTGATGActcctttggagaggaggaggaagcgGAAGAAGACCAGCTCAAGGAAGAGCAGGAGGAGTTAAAGCAGGCATCCCAGGGAGATGTAGAAATTGGCACCAAAGCAGTTATTAAAGCTCTGGATGAAAAAATTGCTAAGTACAAGAAGTTCTTAAGCAAAGCCAAAGCCAGAAAGTTTTCAGCGATCAGAATTCCCAAAGGAtttagtgaaaaggtattttccaaATCTGAACCCAAATCCAAAGAGCAAGATGATGTAGAAGATAAAGCTCataccaagaaaggaaaaaagagaaaggcacATGAAGAGGAGGAGCCTGAAGATAAGTCTCCAAAGCTTACATCGAAGGCACGAAGGCGAGCTGATCGGCAGATGAGAGCCAAAAAGGTTGGGGTTCGCTACTATGACACTCACAACGTGAAAAACAAGAACAGGAACAAAAAGAAGACCAGTGACTCGGGGGGACAGAAGCATCACCACAAACAGTTCAAACGGAAGCAGTAACATTTTAATTGgtttattaaaatttataaaaataaaaaaaaaaaaaagaaaaaaaaaaaagaaaatgttatgaaAGTTCAAAAGTGGAGGAGACACAGTTCACTAAATTACAATTACATTAATGTCATGTAATACGTAGACCACTATCATGGAAGTCAGTGTATTTGGTTACAAATTCTGGCTCTCTTCTTAATTTTACTTGCTcaattgtttaaaattttttaaaaaatttttctttattacattattttttcagtgttctgcaatcacttccatacatcttagatttttcccctctctctccatcctttccccctccctccgcccttctccccatttcctccaTGAGATAgcttacaatcttatataggttttacacacacattcctattaactacatttccacgttagtcatgttgcacaaaagaattaaaattaattagagaatcataaaacaaaacaaaacataatacaaatacataatacataatacaaaaaaaaatggtctgcttcattcttcaatccaattccttagttctttccttgaatgtggaaggtgttttgccttaagagtctcttggggattttttaaatcctttcattgcaatgaagtactaagtctaccagaaaatttctgcctacactgtggttgttgctgtgcattaTGTGCTcaattttggacaagtcatttttccaccacaggattttatttaatcatttgaaaaaaaaaatccttatttacAAATGTGAGACATCAGGGTGAAGTGAATGAACTGGAAGGCCTGAGCTTAAGTTCTACTACTCGTACAAACTGGTTGTTTGTAACCCTCAACAAGGCAATTAATGTCTCCAAAAGTATAAAGTGTAAAAATTTTATTCAGTGGCATCCAATAGACGTATTTTCCTATTCTGAGAGTCCCCTACTTTAGAAACAATCATAGGTTTACTTCCTAGTTCACATTATACTAATGCCCAAAGTGTGGATATGAACTACATGAACTAAAATTCTTAATAGAAAGATCTTATAGATATTTTTAAGATTTGGTGAGTTGGTTTGGCTTTAATATTGCTTTGGAAGGTCATACCAAattgagaagaagagagagagagagagagagagagagagagagagagagagagagagagagagagagggagagagagagagagaaggagcatTGTGACTTAAGAATACGTActtagagccaagatggtggagtgagagcaaggactcacctaagctcttagacaaactccttcacatacctctgaaaagagaatctgaccaaattttggtgGTACAGAATCCAATAGCAGAAATACTGTCACAGATtcccagcccaggacagactggaaggtccataggaaggatctgttccatgggagTAAGCTCCCAGCACACAGTGCAGCACATCCAATAGAGTGGGAGGGCCCTGGAGAAACCTGggacagcagcaggcagaaccagcagagcaggagccCAGGGTGGGAGACCAACAGAGCCGAATGAGTGACAGTCACTGAGCCCCAGATATAAGCCACAGCAGCTCTTGAGactttcagcctgaagattaaagtctataagtcacctacttgaacttctgggagccaaaatggtggagtgatccataaatcctctctcttccctccttgatgacctcaaaagaaccataaaatatttcccaagaaaAATCTTGGATCAATGGGAACAGCAGAGTCTCAAAACATCTGAGGTTAGGAAAGTAGCTAAGGGTGATTCCTCCTACTATGGTAGAGAAAAACCAGAAAGAGTGGAAACCCAGGGTGTTAGAAACTGGCACTATGACCCAGGCAAGTGTCAGCATTAGGAGAGGAGCCCCTGAAGGGGTGAAAACTCACACTAGGAACCAGAAGagcctcagtgctaggagaggagCAGCCAGGAGGgatggaaacttgcactaggatttaggtgtgcctcagcactccagggcaaatgggaagacaacagggcagctgggatcactaTCCCCTGAGcttatctttgcctcagttcagctgagcaGATCTCCCGTGACCAGACCATCCTTccctcacacttaacaagctaaccccaaggCTGATAGGGGgaacatacacagacacagacacacacagacacagacacacacacacacacacacacacacacacacacacacacgataaaaAGACACCTGCTCTcagctttttcacaccagtcagctgaacaccaagttctgcagcttctaactgaaagaaccagaagccacaacacaatcatcatcattaacaagaaaaagcaaaacaagaaaaaaacgtagaatctttctatggggacaaagaccaaaacacaaataccaaagaggtcagtcagtagtgagactgtacttccatctgaaacttcagaagggactatgaactgctcacatgcacaaagagctctcatggaacagatgaagaagaaaatagaaaaaaaactggcaaatgattttaaaagtatgaaaaaaatcattgatgagaacacctctttaaaaaggaaaattgaacaaatgggaaaggaaacaaaaaacctacctggaaaaattggacaaatggaaaaggaaatacaaaaattaactggagaaaataactccttaaaaggaacaattggacagatggaaaaggagatgcaaaagttaactgaagaaaccAATTTGATAAAAACAagaattgggcaaggagaaactaatgactgtatgagacagCACGAGtcaatcaaataaaatctaaagaatgaaaagatagaagaaaatgtaaaatatctaattggaaaaacaactgacccagaaaatatatccaggaaagaaaatttaagccatattggcctgccagaaagccactaTGAGAAAAacagtctggacaatatcttccaggaaatcattaaggaaaactgtccagaattgctagattcagagggcaaagtggtcatcaaaagaatccactattcaccttctgaaagggatcccaaactcaaaaccccaagaaatatcgtggccaaattccagaactatcaagtgaaggagaaaatactacaggcagccagaaagaacacattcaaatattgaggagctacagtcaggatcacagaggacctcgcagcttctacattaaaaaactgaaggaattggaatctgatactttgtaaggcaaaagagctggtactacaaccaagaatcaactacccagcaaagttcaggataacatttcaggcaaggagaaggtcATTGAATGaagtaaaggatttccagaccttacGGACAAAAACTTCAGAACTTCatagaaaattccatcttcaaatgtaggtctcaagagaggcataaaaaggtaaatggggggagggaacaaaaaacttgttattcaatttgggcaaactgtttatctcCTTATAAGGGAAGACTGTACCTGTTAATTTTGAGATTTATACATTtatgatgaaatataaaagagatacaCATGGAGGGAAGGCGTACAAAGTAAACGATGACAtgttaaaatgtgatttaagcatgcaaagggattgtaacaggaggtgtgaaaaggaggaaacagaaaatagtaaattacatcacagaaagaagtacaaaatcatagggaaagaggggagggagatgagcattgtttgagagatactctcatcccATTTGATTCAAGGAAGGAAAAGTAAACACGCATATAATTATAACTAGCTCTAtggacagtaggaggggaagggggaagaaaggggaggggaagctaaaatagagggaagaagcagtaagggtaaaagggagtaaaagagagggggctaacagaagaaagggaaggctgcaagaggaggtggtgaaaagtgaaaactattgagcaggggaagggagatgggagagctaaaagcagaattggtaagaaagaggatggatggaaatacacagattgtaatcataactgtgaatgtgaatggaatgaactctcccaaaaaacagagatggatagcagaatgaattaaaagccaaaatccaacaatatgttatttacaagaaacacatttgaaacgaggggatatacacagggtaaaggtcaaaggttggaacagaatatattgcgcttcagctgatgtaagaataGCTGGAATAGCAATcctaacctcagacaaagcaaaaacagaaatagatctaatcaaaagggaaaaggatgggaattatatcctgctaaaaggcaccatagacaatgaagcattatcattactaaacatgtatgctccaagtgatatagcatgcacattcttagaggagaggttgggggaactgaaggaaatagttgaCAGCAAAATTacactagtaggggacctcaacctctctctctctctgaaattgatgaatctaacctcaaaataaacaaaaaagaggttAAAGAGATAAGTAGAACTTTGGATattgtagatatgatagatcactggagaaaactgaatgggaatagaaaggaatgtacccttttctcagcagtacatggcacataaacAAAAATGGACCATGTAATAGGACTTCAAAACCTCACaacccagtgcagaaaggcacagGAAACCAATGcacccttctcagatcataatgcaataaaaattatatgtaataaaaagccatggaaagataacccaaaaatcaatttcaaactaaataatctaatcctaaagaaggattgggctaaacaacaaattgtagaaacaatcaacaacctcattcaagagaatgacaataatgagacaacataccataTCTTATGGGATACTGGAAAAGCAGTTCTtcggggaagttttatatctttgaatgcctgcataaataaagtagagaaagaggagatcaatgacttgggtatgcagctgaaaaagctagaaaaagaggaAATCCCCAAGTACATAccgaattagaaatactgaaaaccaaaggagggattaataatattgaaatgaagaagactattgaattaataaataaaacacaatAGTTGGATTTATGAAAACAAtctaaaaaaattgataaacctttggtcaatttgatttaaaaaagaaaaaaaataaaattactaatatcaaaaataaaaaggctgAATTTACCTCtagtgaggaagaaattaaaaaaataattagaaaatactttgcccaactttatgcccacaaattcgacaatctaaatgagatagatgagtaTTTTATAACATACAAATTGCccagtttaacagaagaggaagttgaatacttaaataaccccatctcagaaaagaaattgaacaagccatcaatgaactccctaggaaataatctccagggtcagatggatttgcaagtgatttctatcaaacatttaaagaacagttaattccaatacaatgtacattatttttcaaaattggggaagaaggagtcctcccaaattctttctatgatacaaatatggttttgatacctaaaccaggaagagacaaaacagggaaaaaaaaaaaaaaaactaaagactaatttctgtaatgaatatagaagcaaaaattttaaataagattttagcaaaacgaatacagcaccTTATCACGAGAAtagtacattatgatcaggtaggattcatacccagaatgcagggctggttcaatattaggaaaaccattagcAAAGCGAtcctatcaacaacaaaactaacaaaaaaacatatgattatttcaatggACATAGAAAAAggtttcgacaaaatacaacaaacattcctattaaaaaggctggagaacataggaataaagggaattttccataaaataataagctatatctacctaaaactttcagctAGAATTATATGCactggagataagctagatgtatttccaataagattaggggtgaagcaaggatgtgtattatcaccattattacacaatattgtactagaaatgttacctataacaattagacaagataaacaaattgaagaaataagaataaggaaagaagaaactaagttagtactctttgcagatgatatgatgatata
This genomic interval carries:
- the LOC140512797 gene encoding nucleolar GTP-binding protein 2-like, which gives rise to MVKPKYKGRSSINPSTASTNPDRVKGAGGQNMRDRATIRRLNMYRQKERRNRRGKVIKPLQYQSSVASGTVARVEPNIKWFGNTRVIKQSSLQKFQEEMEKVMKDPYQVVMKQSKLPMSLLHDRIQPHHSKVHILDTETFETTFGPKSQRKKPTLFVSDMQSLLENAEASTKTYDQKKDRDLVTEDTGERNEAQEEIFKKGQSKRIWGELYKVIDSSDVVVQVLDARDPMGTRSPHIETYLKKEKPWKHLIFVLNKCDLVPTWATKRWVAVLSQDYPTLAFHASLTNPFGKGAFIQLLRQFGKLHTDKKQISVGFIGYPNVGKSSVINTLRSKKVCNVAPIAGETKVWQYITLMRRIFLIDCPGVVYPSGDSETDIVLKGVVQVEKIKSPEDHISAVLERAKPEYISKTYKIDDWENAEDFLGKLAFRTGKLLKGGEPDLQTVGKMVLNDWQRGRIPFFVKPPNAEPPSASQFPASSAVSVTSPHETKKEEGESEGQEATAVAERNEEEKESNDTNAEMRELLARVRQNFGKINVVPQFTGEDLVPVEISDSDGEFDDSFGEEEEAEEDQLKEEQEELKQASQGDVEIGTKAVIKALDEKIAKYKKFLSKAKARKFSAIRIPKGFSEKVFSKSEPKSKEQDDVEDKAHTKKGKKRKAHEEEEPEDKSPKLTSKARRRADRQMRAKKVGVRYYDTHNVKNKNRNKKKTSDSGGQKHHHKQFKRKQ